A portion of the Rhodanobacter sp. AS-Z3 genome contains these proteins:
- a CDS encoding pre-peptidase C-terminal domain-containing protein, which translates to MPNHFRLTLLTAAISMAAITSANATLASSNAFVALSQHATQLRRGDVISGPLATSQPIHIEVALKLRNPSQLQSFIATARTSTLSMARHSMPAPEFVSSYAPTATQANKVAAWLRSVGFTNVQIAPNRMLVSADGRADTAQAAFKTTFAQVRTREGRMAFMHNGDVQIPAALQDSVLSVIGLQSVHQAHTFAVPMQASYTTQAVTGHNPTEFASIYGGSGVATAAGVPVGIVTQGKITQTITDLNTFTDNAGLARVTTQTINTNGTSTDTSGLGEWSLDSQDVVGMAGGQVGSLIFYNIPTLSNANLTADFNTIVSANATKIINVSLGECETSAQSDGSAAAQDQIFQQAVAQGQTFSISTGDSGADECSDGGVTPSWPSASQYVVAVGGTTLNASTTTWNSATVWASGGGSSSTFEAQPSWQNGVAPGNKRGLPDIAYDADPNSGSKIIVSGATQQYGGTSLAAPLFAGAWARMIAIKGSSIGFAAPLLYQLPASAFHDITSGNNGGETASAGYDLATGRGELIISAAANGLGGGSSNVPPVANFGDVVNGLAVSFTDSSTDSDGNIASRSWNFGDGSTSTATNPSHTYAAAGTYTVSLQVTDNAGASNTKTASVTVASAGGGGGNVLQNGVALTGQAAGTGAQLAYTVVIPAGASNLVISESGGTGDADLYTKFGSAPTLSSYDCRPYITGNNESCSVAAPQAGTYYVMLNGYAAFSGVSVKATWTTGSGGGTGGTVLQNGVPVTGLHATKNNAVNYTMVVPAGATNVHFALSGGTGDADMYVKLGSAPTTSSYDCRPYVAGNSETCNFSSSTGGTYYIMVRAYSSYTGVTLSGSYTP; encoded by the coding sequence ATGCCAAACCACTTTCGTCTCACCCTGCTGACCGCCGCCATCAGCATGGCTGCCATCACCTCAGCCAACGCTACCTTGGCCAGCAGCAACGCCTTTGTCGCACTGAGCCAACACGCCACCCAGCTGCGTCGTGGTGACGTCATCAGCGGTCCGCTGGCGACTTCCCAGCCCATCCACATCGAGGTGGCGCTGAAACTGCGCAACCCCAGCCAGCTGCAAAGCTTCATCGCCACCGCCAGAACGTCGACGTTGTCGATGGCTCGGCATTCAATGCCGGCACCCGAGTTCGTTTCCAGCTATGCGCCGACGGCGACTCAGGCCAATAAAGTAGCCGCGTGGCTCAGGTCGGTCGGTTTCACCAACGTGCAGATCGCGCCCAACCGCATGCTGGTGTCGGCCGACGGTCGCGCCGACACCGCGCAAGCCGCCTTCAAGACCACGTTTGCCCAGGTGCGCACCCGCGAAGGCCGCATGGCCTTCATGCACAACGGTGATGTGCAGATCCCGGCCGCGTTGCAGGACAGCGTGCTGTCGGTGATCGGTTTGCAGAGCGTCCATCAGGCGCACACCTTTGCAGTGCCGATGCAGGCCAGCTACACCACCCAGGCGGTGACCGGCCACAACCCGACGGAATTCGCCTCGATCTACGGCGGCAGCGGCGTGGCCACGGCTGCGGGCGTGCCGGTAGGTATCGTCACCCAGGGCAAGATCACCCAGACCATCACCGACCTCAACACCTTCACCGACAACGCCGGCCTGGCCCGGGTCACCACGCAGACGATCAACACCAACGGCACCAGCACCGACACCAGCGGCCTGGGCGAGTGGAGCCTGGACAGCCAGGACGTTGTCGGCATGGCGGGTGGCCAGGTAGGCAGCCTGATCTTCTACAACATCCCGACTCTGTCCAACGCCAACCTCACGGCTGACTTCAACACCATCGTCAGCGCCAACGCGACCAAGATCATCAACGTGTCGCTGGGCGAATGCGAAACCAGTGCGCAGAGTGATGGCTCGGCCGCCGCACAGGACCAGATCTTCCAGCAGGCGGTGGCGCAGGGGCAGACCTTCTCGATCTCCACCGGCGACTCCGGCGCGGACGAATGCAGCGACGGCGGCGTGACGCCCAGCTGGCCATCTGCGTCGCAGTACGTGGTTGCCGTAGGCGGCACCACGCTGAATGCGTCAACCACCACCTGGAACAGCGCCACCGTGTGGGCCAGCGGCGGCGGCAGCTCCAGTACCTTCGAAGCACAGCCGAGCTGGCAGAACGGGGTGGCCCCGGGCAACAAGCGCGGCCTGCCGGATATCGCCTATGACGCCGATCCCAATTCGGGCTCGAAGATCATTGTCAGCGGCGCTACCCAGCAGTACGGCGGCACCAGCCTTGCCGCACCACTGTTCGCGGGTGCGTGGGCGCGCATGATCGCCATCAAGGGTTCCAGCATTGGCTTTGCCGCACCGCTGCTGTACCAGTTGCCGGCCTCCGCCTTCCACGACATCACGTCAGGCAACAACGGCGGCGAGACCGCCAGCGCCGGATATGACCTGGCCACCGGCCGCGGCGAGCTGATCATCAGTGCTGCCGCCAACGGCCTCGGCGGCGGCAGCAGCAACGTTCCACCGGTCGCCAACTTCGGTGACGTGGTCAACGGGCTTGCGGTGAGCTTCACCGATAGCTCCACCGACAGCGACGGCAATATTGCGTCACGCTCGTGGAACTTCGGCGACGGCAGCACCTCGACCGCTACCAATCCAAGCCACACCTACGCCGCCGCGGGTACGTATACGGTGTCGCTGCAGGTGACCGACAACGCCGGCGCCAGCAACACCAAGACGGCATCGGTGACGGTCGCTTCCGCCGGTGGCGGTGGTGGCAACGTGTTGCAGAACGGCGTGGCACTCACCGGCCAGGCCGCTGGCACGGGTGCACAGCTTGCCTACACCGTGGTGATTCCAGCGGGCGCCAGCAACCTGGTGATTTCCGAGTCCGGCGGCACCGGCGATGCGGATCTGTACACGAAGTTCGGTTCCGCGCCGACCCTGTCCAGCTACGACTGCCGCCCGTATATCACCGGCAACAATGAGAGCTGCAGTGTGGCCGCACCGCAGGCAGGCACCTACTACGTCATGTTGAATGGGTATGCCGCGTTCTCCGGCGTCAGCGTCAAGGCGACCTGGACAACGGGTAGCGGCGGCGGCACCGGTGGCACCGTGCTGCAGAACGGTGTGCCGGTAACCGGCCTGCACGCCACCAAGAACAACGCCGTGAACTACACCATGGTGGTGCCGGCTGGCGCCACCAACGTGCACTTCGCACTCTCAGGCGGCACCGGCGATGCCGACATGTATGTGAAGCTCGGCTCGGCACCGACCACCAGCAGCTATGACTGCCGTCCGTACGTGGCCGGCAACAGCGAAACCTGCAACTTCTCATCGTCCACCGGTGGCACGTACTACATCATGGTCCGTGCCTACAGTTCTTACACCGGCGTCACCCTGTCCGGCAGCTACACGCCGTAG
- a CDS encoding M20/M25/M40 family metallo-hydrolase, with amino-acid sequence MRRTTPMLSLLLLATSSAAAAAPPAEPREQPALHALASAPSEAELRNTITHLVGFGTRHTLSDTKSDSRGIGAARRWVKARFETISRECGGCIEVITPAQTFTGKRIPTPTEVMDVVAIKRGKRDPQRVIAMTGHLDSRVTDVMNIHSDAPGANDDASGVAALIEAARLLSKQDNDATLVFAALSGEEQGLYGGKVLADYAVAQGWQVEAELNNDIVGNSRGQNGVRDNTVVRVFSEGTKSNETPAQANYRRYHGGEVDSPSRNLARMMASLADQYLPDFRVRMVYRTDRYARGGDQVPFLEAGFPAVRVTEPHEDYTRQHQDLRTGTTALDRDVHYGDTIDGIDFRYLARVVALNSVTMAALSRAPAPPTGVDSEGALATDTTLRWNKVPGAAGYRVHWRDTTAPQWQYARAVGDVDQAVLKDVVIDDWYFGVSALSADGYESPVVFPGFAGSFERSPAMPASTDKP; translated from the coding sequence ATGCGCCGAACCACGCCCATGCTTTCCCTGTTGCTGCTGGCGACAAGCAGTGCCGCCGCCGCTGCTCCACCGGCAGAGCCACGCGAACAACCGGCACTGCACGCGCTGGCCAGCGCTCCGAGTGAAGCCGAGCTGCGCAACACGATCACCCATCTGGTCGGCTTCGGCACCCGGCATACCCTTTCCGATACCAAGTCAGACAGCCGTGGCATCGGCGCCGCGCGACGCTGGGTGAAGGCGCGTTTCGAAACCATTTCACGCGAATGTGGCGGCTGCATCGAAGTCATCACGCCGGCACAGACCTTCACCGGCAAGCGCATACCGACGCCGACCGAAGTGATGGATGTCGTAGCGATCAAGCGCGGGAAACGAGATCCGCAACGGGTGATTGCGATGACCGGACATCTTGATTCCCGAGTCACCGATGTGATGAATATTCACAGTGACGCACCCGGCGCGAATGACGATGCTTCCGGTGTGGCGGCGCTGATCGAGGCGGCACGGCTGCTGTCGAAACAGGACAACGACGCCACCCTCGTGTTCGCCGCACTTTCGGGCGAGGAACAGGGGCTGTACGGCGGCAAGGTGCTGGCCGACTACGCCGTTGCCCAGGGCTGGCAGGTCGAGGCCGAGTTGAACAACGATATCGTGGGCAACAGCCGCGGCCAGAATGGCGTGCGCGACAACACCGTGGTGCGGGTCTTCTCCGAAGGTACCAAGAGCAACGAGACGCCGGCACAAGCGAACTACCGCCGCTATCACGGCGGCGAAGTGGACTCGCCCTCGCGCAACCTGGCCCGAATGATGGCCAGCCTGGCCGATCAATACCTGCCGGATTTTCGCGTACGGATGGTTTACCGTACCGACCGCTACGCGCGCGGTGGTGATCAGGTGCCGTTTCTGGAAGCCGGCTTTCCCGCCGTACGGGTCACCGAACCACACGAAGATTACACACGCCAGCATCAGGACCTGCGCACCGGAACCACGGCACTGGATCGGGATGTGCATTACGGCGACACCATCGATGGCATCGACTTCCGCTACCTGGCCCGGGTTGTCGCACTGAACAGCGTGACCATGGCGGCGCTCAGCCGGGCGCCGGCGCCACCGACTGGCGTGGACAGCGAGGGTGCGCTGGCCACCGACACCACGCTGCGCTGGAACAAGGTTCCCGGTGCCGCGGGCTATCGCGTGCACTGGCGTGACACCACCGCCCCGCAGTGGCAGTACGCGCGCGCCGTCGGTGATGTCGATCAAGCGGTGCTCAAGGATGTGGTGATCGACGACTGGTACTTCGGCGTGTCGGCACTATCCGCCGACGGCTACGAAAGTCCGGTGGTGTTTCCGGGTTTCGCCGGCAGCTTCGAGCGCTCGCCGGCCATGCCGGCCTCCACCGACAAGCCGTAG
- a CDS encoding EAL domain-containing protein yields MDLHQPQPTQERNRIGDDGSEPISMPEPWRLAAWLWSLLALIVGLALVAAVYQQQQQRHRAERALVAGELADKTYVALQNKLLSAESLLRSVQTLFLASDEVTRQEFANFYLNLHPRKQFPSLLALAYAKRETRAGKDHFMTYWVEPQAGNDAVVGLDVSAQPPNLAGLLASRDSDQATLSAPFRPMQQREPSRGNDGITLRLPVFSTGDPPQTTEQRRQRTLGSIAVSFRASRLVDSVLSADVSRQLRLQLSDITDPGAPLPLYDSLLGRAEISGGFHFERRLLYGGRVWDVVMQERAAGKSAIDWSESVLPAGVLASLMLAMLVYSIVSTRQRALKLGWQMSRRYRESEERFRALNELLPALVLLADVESGRITYANHAARDRLGDPLTARQLSDLFEDASLCQQLQHTDVGGCERIEVRLRGLVGASFWASVAILRIDLNGRGKLLMVASDTSEQRQLTELLCHQASHDALTDLFNRREFERRLHEALATVSAGAPAVTVLYVDLDQFKLINDTSGHLAGDQLLAQLSAVMSRQLGDIDVLARLGGDEFGVLLTGMSDRAEAERAAESLRRCIDGYVFIWEEHSYMISASIGGVISEGPGVLAKDLLSQADTACYMAKDAGRNRVCFYSASNDQTMRRRSEMEWANRLRWAVDEHRLELSYQEVWPLPLSAGEPAIEVLLRFREESGELLLPGVFLPAAERYGMMPLVDRWVIETTLANFDRLHVSGRLSDLVAINLSGASVEDEALTDWIIELLDRYQVEPSRVCFEITETVAIRNLAQVTPCMNRLRKAGCRIALDDFGAGMSSFTYLKHLPLDFIKIDGSFVRDMLTDPVSHLMVKAVTDIGHRLGLEVIAEWVADEQTVQALTELGVDWVQGFSLHRPEPALFHRG; encoded by the coding sequence ATGGATCTTCACCAGCCTCAACCGACACAGGAGCGTAATCGAATTGGCGACGACGGCAGTGAGCCGATCAGCATGCCCGAGCCGTGGCGTCTGGCCGCATGGCTGTGGAGTCTGCTGGCGCTGATCGTTGGGTTGGCACTGGTGGCTGCGGTATATCAGCAGCAGCAGCAGCGTCATCGGGCCGAGCGGGCCCTTGTAGCAGGTGAGTTGGCCGACAAGACTTATGTGGCCCTGCAGAACAAGCTGCTCTCGGCAGAATCGCTTCTGCGCTCGGTACAAACCTTGTTTCTTGCCTCGGATGAAGTGACGCGGCAGGAATTCGCCAATTTCTATCTCAACCTGCACCCGCGTAAGCAATTTCCCAGTCTGCTCGCGTTGGCTTACGCGAAGCGCGAGACAAGGGCGGGTAAAGACCACTTCATGACGTATTGGGTCGAGCCCCAGGCCGGTAACGACGCGGTAGTGGGTCTGGATGTCAGTGCGCAGCCCCCAAATCTTGCCGGCTTGCTGGCCTCGCGAGATAGCGACCAGGCCACTTTGTCCGCACCGTTCCGGCCCATGCAGCAAAGGGAGCCAAGCCGCGGGAATGACGGAATTACTCTCAGGCTGCCGGTATTCAGCACAGGCGATCCTCCGCAAACCACGGAGCAACGTCGCCAACGCACGCTTGGTTCGATTGCAGTGTCCTTTCGCGCCAGCAGACTCGTCGATAGTGTGTTGTCCGCGGACGTGAGCCGACAGTTGCGCTTGCAGCTCAGCGATATCACCGACCCCGGTGCGCCCTTGCCACTGTACGACTCGCTGTTGGGCAGGGCCGAAATATCCGGTGGCTTTCACTTCGAACGTCGCCTGCTTTACGGCGGGCGAGTGTGGGACGTGGTGATGCAGGAGCGCGCTGCAGGCAAGTCGGCGATCGACTGGTCCGAGTCCGTTTTACCGGCAGGCGTGTTGGCTAGCTTGATGCTTGCCATGCTGGTGTATTCCATCGTCAGCACGCGGCAACGGGCCCTGAAGCTGGGCTGGCAGATGAGTCGGCGCTATCGCGAGAGCGAGGAGCGCTTCCGCGCATTGAACGAATTGCTGCCCGCGCTGGTGCTGCTTGCCGATGTCGAAAGTGGTCGAATTACGTACGCCAACCATGCCGCGCGCGACCGCTTGGGCGACCCACTGACCGCGCGGCAATTGTCGGATCTGTTTGAGGATGCCAGCCTGTGCCAGCAACTGCAGCATACCGATGTCGGCGGTTGCGAACGGATCGAGGTGCGCCTGCGCGGCCTCGTGGGCGCGTCGTTCTGGGCCAGCGTGGCAATTTTGCGGATCGATCTGAACGGACGCGGCAAACTGTTGATGGTTGCCAGCGACACCAGCGAACAACGTCAGCTGACGGAATTGCTATGCCATCAGGCCAGTCACGACGCGCTGACCGACCTGTTCAATCGCCGCGAATTCGAGCGCCGTCTGCATGAGGCGCTGGCGACCGTTTCCGCGGGTGCTCCGGCGGTTACCGTGTTGTATGTCGACCTCGACCAGTTCAAGTTGATCAATGACACCTCCGGCCATCTGGCCGGCGATCAGTTGCTGGCCCAGCTGTCGGCCGTGATGAGCCGCCAGCTGGGCGATATCGATGTGCTGGCCCGCCTGGGCGGAGACGAATTTGGCGTGCTGCTGACCGGGATGTCGGATCGAGCGGAGGCCGAGCGCGCTGCCGAGAGCCTGCGCCGTTGCATCGATGGCTATGTGTTCATCTGGGAAGAGCATAGCTACATGATCAGCGCCAGCATTGGCGGGGTGATTTCCGAAGGCCCTGGCGTGCTGGCCAAGGACCTGCTGAGCCAGGCCGATACCGCCTGCTACATGGCCAAGGATGCGGGCCGCAATCGAGTGTGTTTCTATTCCGCCAGCAACGACCAGACCATGCGTCGACGCAGTGAGATGGAGTGGGCCAACCGCCTGCGCTGGGCGGTCGACGAACATCGCCTGGAGCTGTCTTACCAGGAAGTCTGGCCGTTGCCGCTGAGCGCCGGCGAGCCCGCCATCGAAGTGCTGCTGCGCTTTCGCGAGGAATCCGGTGAGCTGCTGTTGCCAGGCGTCTTCCTGCCTGCGGCCGAGCGCTACGGCATGATGCCGCTGGTGGATCGCTGGGTGATCGAAACCACGCTGGCCAATTTTGATCGACTGCATGTCAGCGGTCGCCTGTCTGATCTGGTGGCGATCAACTTGTCTGGTGCCAGTGTTGAAGACGAGGCGCTGACCGACTGGATCATCGAGCTGCTGGATCGCTACCAGGTCGAGCCGTCACGTGTTTGCTTCGAGATCACCGAGACTGTGGCGATCCGCAATCTGGCCCAGGTGACACCCTGCATGAACCGGTTGCGCAAGGCCGGCTGCCGCATCGCGCTGGACGACTTCGGCGCAGGCATGTCCTCGTTCACCTATTTGAAGCACTTGCCATTGGACTTCATCAAGATTGACGGCAGTTTCGTGCGCGACATGCTCACCGATCCGGTCAGCCATCTGATGGTCAAGGCGGTTACGGACATCGGTCACCGACTCGGGCTTGAAGTGATCGCCGAATGGGTGGCCGACGAACAAACCGTGCAGGCACTGACCGAGTTGGGTGTGGACTGGGTGCAGGGTTTCAGCTTGCACCGACCGGAGCCGGCACTGTTTCATCGCGGCTGA
- the hrpB gene encoding ATP-dependent helicase HrpB, which produces MTASTPIFPITELLPQIVASLATHPRLVLEAPPGAGKTTQVPLALLDADWLAGQKIVMLEPRRIAARSAAQFMAQQLGESVGQTVGYRIRFESKVSAATRIEVVTEGILTRLIQHDPELSGIGVIVFDEFHERHLAGDLGAALALDLQATLRPELRLLLMSATLDGERIAKWLDAPRLSSPGRSYAVRIEHPPARTQEAIEHQLARVVRQALEENEGDVLAFLPGRREIARTQALLAQTLTRNDVDVLALHGELSLIDQQTALAPAEAGRRRVVLATNVAESSITLPGIRAVVDSGLAREPRFDPNSGFTRLETVTISQASADQRAGRAGRVAAGTAYRLWPQSRRLELARTAEIAQAELSSLALELAAWGITASSNVDLPWLDAPPVGALAQARELLQQLGALADDGRITALGQRMLELGASPRLAAAALRAPLPLRALVADLLALLDARSPMRGEQSRNDDLRVRLSALQAWRDRRGASTRDADAGALAAIEQASKGWRRRLEVNTAASGVPHSHSVGDLLAHAFPDRIAHRDENNANRYTLANGRGARLHENTALLGEPWLVVVELRRDSRDSLILAAAPLDPRVLERDFPAQFTRERSLRWNEQRGAAEAFDESRFGGIVLERRSVPVKPADALPAMLAAVRARGLDTLPWSEQARRLRARMQALRNWMPELGLPDVADAALLASLEDWLAPCLQGRHRLDALEPEALSQALASRLDYTQRRTLDAQAPESLLVPSGQSRRLEYAEGAPPVLAVKLQELFGLADTPCIGGGRIPVTLHLLSPAGRPIQVTQDLKGFWERTYPEVKNELKGRYPRHPWPDDPWTATPTHRAKPRERR; this is translated from the coding sequence ATGACTGCATCCACGCCAATCTTTCCGATCACCGAACTGCTGCCGCAGATCGTCGCCTCGCTGGCGACGCATCCGCGGCTGGTGCTGGAGGCGCCGCCGGGTGCGGGTAAAACCACCCAGGTGCCATTGGCCTTGCTCGATGCCGACTGGCTGGCCGGGCAGAAGATCGTGATGCTGGAGCCGCGCCGTATTGCCGCGCGCTCGGCCGCACAATTCATGGCCCAGCAGCTCGGTGAGTCGGTCGGCCAGACGGTTGGCTACCGCATCCGATTCGAGTCGAAGGTCAGCGCGGCCACTCGCATCGAGGTGGTCACCGAAGGCATCCTCACCCGCCTGATTCAGCACGACCCCGAGCTTTCCGGCATCGGCGTGATCGTGTTCGACGAATTCCACGAGCGTCATCTCGCCGGTGATCTTGGTGCCGCGCTGGCACTGGACCTGCAGGCGACCTTGCGCCCCGAACTGCGCCTGCTGCTGATGTCGGCCACGCTGGATGGCGAGCGCATCGCGAAGTGGCTGGATGCGCCGCGGCTGTCCAGTCCCGGCCGCAGCTACGCGGTACGGATCGAACATCCGCCAGCACGCACGCAGGAAGCGATCGAACATCAGTTGGCGCGCGTGGTGCGGCAAGCGCTGGAGGAAAACGAAGGCGACGTGCTGGCGTTCCTGCCGGGTCGCCGCGAGATCGCACGCACGCAAGCGCTGCTGGCACAGACGCTCACGCGCAACGATGTCGACGTGCTGGCCTTGCATGGCGAGCTCTCGCTGATCGATCAGCAAACCGCACTGGCACCGGCGGAAGCGGGTCGGCGACGAGTCGTGCTGGCGACCAATGTGGCTGAGTCCAGCATCACGTTGCCGGGTATTCGTGCGGTGGTCGACAGCGGGCTGGCGCGGGAGCCGCGTTTCGATCCGAACTCCGGCTTCACGCGGCTGGAAACGGTGACCATTTCGCAGGCTTCGGCGGACCAGCGTGCGGGCCGCGCCGGGCGCGTGGCGGCGGGCACGGCGTATCGCCTGTGGCCGCAGAGTCGACGGCTGGAGCTGGCGCGCACGGCGGAAATCGCGCAGGCCGAGTTGTCCTCGCTGGCGCTGGAACTGGCCGCGTGGGGCATCACCGCCAGCAGCAATGTCGATTTGCCGTGGCTGGATGCGCCGCCTGTGGGTGCGCTGGCGCAGGCGCGCGAGTTGCTCCAGCAACTCGGCGCACTGGCTGACGATGGCCGCATCACTGCACTGGGTCAGCGCATGCTGGAACTTGGCGCCAGCCCGCGGCTGGCCGCGGCGGCGTTGCGCGCGCCGTTGCCGCTGCGTGCGCTGGTGGCTGACCTGCTGGCGCTGCTGGACGCGCGCTCGCCAATGCGTGGCGAGCAGTCGCGCAATGACGACCTGCGTGTGCGATTGAGTGCGCTGCAGGCATGGCGTGACCGTCGGGGCGCGTCAACGCGGGACGCCGATGCTGGCGCGCTGGCGGCGATCGAGCAGGCCAGCAAGGGCTGGCGTCGGCGGCTTGAAGTCAACACCGCCGCCAGCGGCGTACCGCACAGTCACAGTGTGGGCGACTTGCTGGCGCACGCGTTTCCCGACCGCATTGCGCATCGCGACGAGAACAATGCCAACCGCTATACGCTGGCCAACGGCCGTGGTGCGCGTCTGCATGAAAACACCGCCTTGCTGGGCGAACCGTGGCTGGTGGTCGTCGAGTTGCGCCGCGACAGTCGTGACAGTCTGATCCTGGCGGCCGCGCCACTGGACCCGCGTGTGCTGGAACGTGACTTTCCAGCGCAATTCACCCGCGAACGCAGCCTGCGCTGGAACGAGCAGCGTGGCGCCGCCGAAGCATTTGATGAATCGCGTTTCGGTGGCATCGTGCTGGAGCGCCGCAGCGTGCCGGTGAAGCCGGCCGATGCCTTGCCGGCGATGCTGGCCGCCGTGCGTGCGCGCGGTCTCGATACGTTGCCGTGGAGCGAACAGGCTCGGCGCCTGCGCGCGCGGATGCAGGCGTTGCGTAACTGGATGCCCGAACTTGGCCTGCCGGATGTCGCCGACGCCGCGCTGCTGGCGTCGCTGGAGGATTGGCTGGCGCCGTGTCTGCAGGGCCGTCATCGACTCGATGCACTGGAACCTGAAGCGCTGTCGCAGGCGCTGGCCTCACGTCTTGACTACACCCAGCGCCGCACGCTGGATGCTCAGGCACCAGAAAGCCTGCTGGTGCCCAGCGGGCAGAGCCGTCGGCTGGAATATGCCGAAGGCGCGCCGCCGGTGCTGGCGGTGAAACTACAGGAATTGTTCGGTCTGGCCGATACACCTTGCATTGGGGGCGGCCGTATCCCGGTAACCCTGCATCTGTTGTCACCCGCGGGTCGGCCCATCCAGGTAACCCAGGATCTGAAAGGTTTCTGGGAGCGTACATATCCCGAGGTAAAGAACGAACTGAAAGGGCGCTATCCCCGGCATCCCTGGCCCGACGATCCCTGGACCGCCACGCCGACGCACCGGGCGAAGCCGCGCGAACGGCGCTGA